The window GCACACAGTTAAGCATCTGTAATAATCCACTCATATAATCTCACACTGACAGGTATCATTCTGCACAATGTGAGCTTCTACTTTTGAGACTTTAAGTCCATTTTGCTTCTAATACCTGTGAACTTTCACCAGTTTGCACTCAGTGATTGTCTTTTCGTAATAAGTTAAATTGTAAAGTGCTAACTAAAGTTCTCTcaaacagactgacaaaaaaagaatcTGAACAAGGAAGAATCCAGTAAAACATACAAGATAAGACTCTGTGCATTTTATGAGATAATAAGATTCCAAGtataaaagacaggaaaaaatagTGTTTATCGATACAAATTAGTTTTCAGAAGTGATTTAAAAGAAGATTTAGACAGAGTATAGATCTGGTTATTGTAGTTTTGACTGTTGTACTGTTTAGTGCTGAAACCATTATCGATTTGTCAGTCTTTAGAACATTAATTGTTAATGATACTGGTACTGATTAATTGTTAAAGTAAATTGTACAGCTGAAATTCACAGTCATCAGTGTGAACCTATGgcgcttttctctgttttacattaCCCTGAATTGAATGTATTTGGGCTGGTAAAACAACATAAGCATTGTGGATCCATCAGTCTGCTCTCTGAGAAATTGTAAAGTCAATAACACTTTTCACcatttcctgacattttgagAGCTAAATGATACagcaaaaaaattattgacagTTTACTCCGTAGTGAAAATATCTGTTGTTTGCAGGCCTGGTACTGTTTGTTTTGGATCCATTAAAGGGGAACAAAGAGTGCAGCACTGACTATTCATTCAGCTGCTTACAGTCACTGTAGCTGCCCAGGTGTGCCATTTCTCGCTGATCACGTGTTTCACTTCGACGGTGATGACTTGGCTTCGATGTTCATCCGTCCCTGGACTGTTATTCTATTATAATATGGAGTAACAGAATGACAGCATTAAAGAAGGACCGAATATATTTAAGAAGAGAAAAAGCAGTGCTGCATCATAAAGACCTGGAAAAGGGACAGACCCTAAGTTTTTTTAGTTCACAGAACACGCTGTTCCTCTTCCCACATCTGCTTTTTCATCATCGATCTTGTCATCTCTCTTCCAGTTGTCCCACAAACCCAGTAAGTGCTCTCCAGCTCAAATCCGCCGTCTGGCCTCTCAGGTGGACGGGACTCGTCTGTGGGAGACTCACCTGAGGCCCATCCTCAAAGAGAGGCTCCCAGGGACACAAGGCAGTCTGGCTGTACAGCAGGTGTGTGTAAAACCTAAATAGTTTTGTCTTCCATGCACATTTCCTCTCTTGTGTTTAAtccagtctctctttctccacttaAGCACATCACCTCCACATTGTCCTCGCTGTCTGCTGGCTGGTCCGTAGATCTAGACTCCTTCCAGTCTCCAACCCCTAGAGGCCAGGTCACCTTTACTAACATCATTGCCACTCTGGACCCTTCAGCCCCTCGGAGGCTGCTCCTGGCTTGTCACTATGACTCCAAGGTCCTGCCTCCAGACCCCCGGGCCCCAGAGAGGGTGTTTCTGGGAGCCAGTGACTCGGCAGTGCCCTGTGCTATGATCCTGGAGCTTGCCACTTCTCTGGATGCCCAGCTTAGATCATTCAAACAGCAGGTACTATAtgtgtttggttgtgtttcCGCAACATGAGTATTGACATCCTGCCAGTTGTAGCAGATGCTGACAGATTAGTTTCCTATTTGCTTGATATTTTCCTGTGTTCCTTCCTGTGACAAAGAGTAAAGATCTGAGATGCTGACGagagtgttttctttgtttttgtttttttcttacaccCTCATTTCATTGCTCtgcctctgaggctgcagtaCAGGGTAGAAAATGCTGACTCTAGCCCCCTGTATTGAGTGCAGCAGTCATCTGTATATAGCAGTGTCTCTCCAGAGGCCGTGCTTTATGTAGTTACTGTAGGAATACACACATACGTGCATGCGCACACTGCGACAACACTGCAGAATGAGAAACCAGCCTCATTTGCTGTTTTAGTGTTTCAATTTgattccctttttttccccccttagaaacttccagtctctcttcagcttgtgttttttgaTGGCGAGGAGTCTTTTGAAGAGTGGACCGCCACAGACTCGCTGTACGGCTCTCGTCACCTGGCCGAGCGCATGGCCAACACGCCTCACCCCGCCAGCTCCTCGCACACCACCATGCTCCAGGCTGTGGTGAGGAAACTGTGTTTGCTCTGAGACCGAAACTGCTACAGACATACACGTCCCTCCATGGTCGTCCTCACATCCAGACACAGGCTAAATTATGAATGACCGGGCTGAATTTAGCAGAAGCACGACCCATTTTAAAAGTAACAATAGTTGGAGCTCCGTCATGTTTAATGAGAAAAATCTAGTAACTGCTTTGCCTCTCATGTAGTCAACTGTTCCTGTGTGTTACGTGTTTTCTTTACATCTCACCAACAATATTCAGTAGCCATTTCCATCTGCAGACCGCTCTGTTTTGACTTTGAACTCTCTCCCTAGGACCTGTTTGTTCTGCTGGACCTGCTCGGTGGTCCCGATCCACTGATTGCAAATCACTTTGACAACACGGCACGTTGGTTTGATCGTCTGATTGCTGCAGGTAAGCACTGGCTGTAACTCTGTCATGAATATTCAAATCCCTCTCTGTTGTTTGGCTTAACTCCGCCTTCACCCCTCATTCTCAGAGAAGAGACTCCATCGACAGGGCCTTTTGGCGTCTCATCCCTCAGAGCAGACGTATTTCAGGAAGGATGTTTATCTTGGACCTGTCCAGGATGATCACATCCCCTTCCTTCACAAAGGTGAGTGATAACTGTTtagcacacacattttcaaataggaaaaaagaaatcctaaatcacaaaaaagagaaaaagcaaaatgcaacaaaatggAACATTTCTACATTGTTTTCCAGAGTTTGAAATTTGACCAGCGCATTTTTAATCACCTGACTGGTGATCTCAACAAAGAGATTTGTGCTACATTTAGATGGAAACCTCGTTATGGACAGCCACATAATACATGATCAGTGCAGTAGCCAGCTTTCGTAGATTCCTCCTGTGCAGCATCAGGAGAATTTGTCCCTTCCTCACCAGGGGGGGCAGCTCAGGTGCTCATCCAGGCATTTGTCATCTCCTGCTCAGACTACAGCAATTCCCTCCCTACGGTAGCTTCTGTGTCTGCCACCAGACCTCTGCAGCTAGTGCAGAATGCTGCTGTGTTCAACTTCTTCAGGTTTCCCACACCACTCTTCTTCTCTATTCACTACACTGGCTTCCATTATGTAGCTCACATTCAGTTCAGGACTCTGGTGCTGGCCTACAAGGGACTGAAGGGAACTGCtttctccttcctgtctttcaGTCACGGTTACACCCTGCACTTAcaactctgctctgtcctgatCATACAGTTTTAGAATAAACTCCCCACTGATGTCAGGAGAGTCACTGCCCATCCTCCACCGCAGGCAGAAAACCTCCTTTTTCAGGCTCAACTCAAAAAAGAAAGTTTactcaattaattgattagtcgaTCGCCAGAAtaataatcagcaactattttgatcatttattaataatttcagtcatttttcaggcaaatgtgccaaaaattcTCTGGTTTTAGCTTCTAAAATATGAGGATTTACTTACTTTATTTGTCACATATgacagtaaattgaatatctaCATGTTTTGGCTGTTTGTCAGACAAAACCCATACATTTAAGACATCACTGTAGGCTTGGAGAAATTGTAAATGCCATTTTTTCACAATGAACAACTAATCAATTAACCGAGGAAGTAATTGGCAAATTAGTCCATAATCGaaataattgttagctgcagccttGATTCAGTTCATTCTGTTATCAGAGTAGCTGCtgaataattttctgttgatcaacgaGTTGTTGCTTCTCCACCTCCCTGgtgaaaaacattcagaaaattTAGTTCCTGGAGTCTGCAAACCACATCACAGAACTTGTTAGGATATATATGTTGTAAGTATATAACACATCCTGTCAGTCATCATCACtaccttcctctttcctctccatccGTCCACACAGGTGTCCCTGTGCTACATGTCATTGCTACTCCCTTCCCACAGTTCTGGCATACGCTGGatgacacagaggagaacatGCACCGTCCCACTGTAGAGAACCTGACCAAGATCATGGCTGTGTTCCTGGCTGAATACCTGGGTTtctgaacacaaaacaaacactgacagatatATTTGTGGTGAAGGTCAACACagctgtcacctgaatcaaccTCTGTTCACTTTTACACTGCGCTGGAGTACTAGTGCTGTTTATCACACTGGTTACGAATAAATGACGCAGTGCACAAGAGGAGACCCCAGTGAAATGAACTAAACTGATCTGGGATACCAGCTGAACTTTACCAAAGACTTGTCCCTGCCGAACTGTCCGGTCTCCTTGGTTTCATGTAGTGGGTGAATTGGGGACCCTAAATGTCCCAAATATCTGGGCATATGAAGTGGATACAGAGTCTTAATTATAACATTATTGTAATGGTTAATGAACATGGTAACCGAGAAGCTGCGAAATGTGCTTGTGATTACAAAAGCACAAggaattaatatttttttcttcattcctgtgaaaaaaaaaaaacaatcatagCCTTATCTGTTATTTACCCCGTTAATATGATCGTGAGATGCACTAATGTCTTCTTAAAGACAGACCTCACAATCAGTTGAgttctctgcagctgctgtgaacaCTGTTCATACAGTGACAATGATGAACGACAGCTAGGTCATACCTGTGAATAATTCTCATCACTTTACCTTCACGTGGGTGAAGATCCTCTTGGCCTTACAACCTGCTGTTATAAATTGCTAGCTATATTATGTGGCTGCGCTgcacattttgtgtctgtgtaacgATATTAGAGTGAAAATCCGACGAATGTGCTTTTACACCATTTGAAAGGTGTAGAGAAAAGTCTGCTATACAGTTTAAATGGTttactctgtttctctcagaaGGCAACTTTGGGAagtcaaaaacactgaaatacgCTGTTACTAGAAAAATTCTATAACGCAGTACATGCAGGAATATTTTACCAGCAAAATCCCATCTTACCTTCCCTTTAAGAAGTTGAAGAATGCGATTGTTTCTTGATATCATGTAGGAATGTAGTGTTTAAGGATGAGTGGAAAAAATGTGGAGAGCCACCGCAGGGCTTCACAGCACATCTCTGAACCAGTGCATTGAATTTAATCCAGCCATATGACgtttaactttgtctgtcttgtACTGTGTTCGAAATGTGTTTAAGTCAAGGTACAATGTCTGCTGAGTCATGTTTTGgtaataaaactttatttgcaAAATGTTTCTTTGACTAGACACTAGAAAAACAGGCTTCAAATTCAAGAAGAAGCAAGACAATGTAGATTAGAAATATTCTTGGCAAAAAGAAACAACCCAGTAAGAAAGGTGACAAATTACTGAAGGGCCGACTTAGATGAGGCCTCCACACACATGAtgcagaggaggtggtgggtgagagagaggtggaggtggaaggCAGTGGTATTGGGGATGTGGGCTGCCAGGAGGTGAAAGGTCATTATCAGAGGAACGGTGGACTTCTTCTGAGGGCCATCTAGAACTAGCTGTCTGGAAACTGAGGGAAGAGATGAGGaaccacagaaaaacattttaatatttcctaCACCACTCTGTTAAATACTGTATTACATCGCATCCTAATTTTTACCACAAGAGGGAGCTGTTCCTCTatgtaaaactaaataaaagttTCACATCAATaggctaaaaaacaaaaacttgtatCTATATCATGCAGTACAGTTCAACAGTACCACAAACTGCTTTCTCCAAAATTACCATACAGTGGAAcaaacacctctctaaaacattATAACTTCATGTAGgaaggatttattgcaggacttaAAAAATTGGACTGTATTGGTTTTATCTAGTTTtgcctaataaactgccaactgtgtatgtgtgcaacaGAAAGTAAACAGTTGTAACCTCTGGCAttaagacatcaaaactattaTTTGTACTTCCTCCTGCTGTTCTCTCAAAACAGGATAACCATTTAACaatggcaaataaaaaatgCAATGGACCATGAGGTCTGGgcttaaaatataattttactAACTCGGTTATTGCAGTTTATTACGATTGGATCACCAGAAACTGAAGAGAAGTTAACTTTCTCCTAATCAATGTCTTAATGAACTTCTTGAAGGTCCCTGGGACAGCTGGACGAGTCAGAGTAGATATAATACTTTAGgggtcttcctctgtcttcatctgGATCACTTGATTGTGATGTTTGATAATCACTTCTGATAGAATCAAGTAATTTCTCATATCACTGCGCGGTCAAAAACACTGTGGGTTTGATCGATTTCTGATCAATTTAAGGTAAACCCCAGTTGCTACTCCTTTGACCAAAATCATGTACAAGTGATTTTAAGTAGTATTGATTTTGACCAACAcgcattttattttagttcggTCACCGTGTACCCATCCGTGTCTGGTAATGAACTACTATTAAGCATTAACTGCCCCGTCACTGACCCGGTACCGTCGGTGGTTCGGTCCCTCTGCCTGCGGTTCTTGAACCAGTTGCTGACTTGTGTGGTCGTCAGGCCGGTGGCTGCAGCGAGCTCCCGCTTCTCCCGGGTAGAGGGGTAAGGTTTAAGATGGTACCACTCCCGGAGGATGCTCCGTGATTTTTCCTGTTAGAAAGTGGATAAACACAGTGAAGTCTGGAGGTAGTCACAGTACAGAGACATAGAAAGAAGTGTGATAGCTCTCTCAAAGCCTAAATCGGTAGTTTATGGTGTATGTGCTTGATTTATGAGACAGTGAGCAACTGGCCCTAGATGTGAAAAGGCCCCCACCTCTCTTACATAGGACCAAGACAACCAGTCTCAAAGAGACAGCTTAAAACCACACAGCATGACTGAATGTGACTGAGTCTTTGTAgtcgttttgtgtctctttggagtcattttgtgtctcagcAGTCATTGTCTTTGTAGTCTTTGTAGTAATTTATCATCACCatataaacaaaacagatgtgACTGTACTTATGGCCCTATTGCATCTCTCTGTGGTGATgcttaattaaattaaaaagcatTTTACAGTTGTAGTAGTACTAACAGTaggtacagtacttgagtaaatctGCATAGTTACTTTTTTACCACTGGCCTTTTCAGTTTGCCTCCTTCACTAGTTGTTTCACAGTTCATTTTATGGACAGTTAACTATGTAGTGCATGTAGGCTAAGCAACAGTTAGGGAGCACATTTAGGATAATATAAGATTTTGTCTACCTTGAAGCAATAGTTGGTCTCCTCTCCGTCCCAGATGGTGTGTGGTAGAGGAAATTTTCGTCTTACACGATACTTCCCCACAGCTCCCAGGGGTCGGCCCCTCTGCCGCTCAGCCTCTATGTAGTGGGCTCTGAGCCAGAGCTGCTGTAGCAGTGGGTGACTGCGAGGGGAGAAGGGGAAGCCCTCCAGCAGAGTGTAGAGGTCAGAGAAGCGCCCCTGGTGAAAGGCCACTGCGGCTTTAGCCTTCAGCACGCTCTCCAGCTCCCcagggcagagggaggaggaggagcaggagagcgAAGGAGCAGGAAGAGTGCGCAGGAAGCCAGCAAGACGGTCCATGCGACCACTTTGCAGTAGGACCTCGCACACACAAGCCACCTGCTCTGCTGTGAAGATCATTGCTGTGGAACCCCGAACCAAACAGAAAGATGAAAGTTGAACCGAAGTCCGAGGATGAGGTGAGGATATCTTCTAACAACCTCTCTTAATATCAAGCTTGTACTGAACGGAGCTGAAGCCTCTGTGGAGGATTGTGGCTTGCATGTGTGCTTATCATTATTCATCATCATGCCCTGGCGGAATCAAATCACAGGTAACTTGAGACCATCCGGGTTATAAAAACTCCTCAtacatccctccatctcttgtaaaaacacatgcatacacactctcacacacattctggATCTTTGCTATTGCGCTGGCACTCACCCAGTGAGAGAGCAAGAGCATGACAGTTTCACAGCGCAGGAAGAAAATGGATTTGAATAAAATTTTATTGCCAAATTAGAAGCAAAATCCTCTGAGAAATACTTTTACTGCTAACAATAATTCACACTCATAAACACATAACCTTTTTGTAAATGTAGTTTATTACAATAtcatataatataaaaaatagaatGCATTTGAatacaaaaatgagaaaacaagaaCCTTGAATGACAGACACAAATGATCCCTTTCAAAACTATCAAAAAAGTCGATAAAATCTTTGGTTAAATCTGGAGTCATATACGTTACATGTCAGGTAGGAGAGTAAAAAACGAATCCCACACTACAAACAACTAAGGCTACAAATGTGCATATGCCCTCACAGGCTTTAATGTCAACATACTTTGGTAAGAAATGGCTCgtataaacaaacacaagctaccatattttacatatataaAGAGCACATTTCCTTTTACACTTAACTAATTTAAATGTTCAGTAAAATTCAGACTAAAATTGATTTGTCCGAGCCATTTAATTATCAACCCAAAGGGCACTGGGAACAAATAACCTTAAAATTTGTTACCAGGGGGTGACCTATTTCAACAAGAATAttaatgacctcaaaatcgatTTAATACCTGTAGTCTGAGATTGTAAAACCTCAGCTGGCACAGCAATCTGACCTTCCAAGTGAAAATGAATATCATTTCCTATCAGCTTTTTCCACCAAGGACTCATTTTCTTTCCgttaaaaactaaaaattgATTGATACATGCTTTAAATAGATTAAATGtacaaaagagacaaacaacaaacacactaataaaaaaacagaacaaaaaaaacccacacaggccATTATTATAACTAGATGTGACACTTAAGTATATTTTATGtaccaaaatcggccaaagattTGACTGCTGCCTGTGTTATGACAGTAGAAAGCTCATACAGTGACAAGCATTTTAGGTTTAAATTGAAAGAGCTATTTTTACAATAGATTTCATCAGGAAATTAGAATTCTGTTTTCTGATCTACCTCTTTCAAGTGGGGAACATTACGGTTCAATCAAGAAAGAATAGGAAATATCTCAACAGAATATGAGTCGTACCACTGTCATAACAACACGGCAACGCAGCGTAAACATtgtgtgaatgaaatgtgcaaaaTATACAAACAGAGGAGATAGAGCTTTGACTATGGAACCAAAACTGTCACATTATGTTTCACTGGAGATCAAACAGATACAGAACCGTGGGTTTTTGTAAAATGtcaagccatttttttttttttaaacatcaaacCTGTAAGCTATAAAATAAGGCACTTatcaacatcaacaaacagATTTTGGATGCGTTTGACAACAAATGTCACTTAGTGGGATCACAGCAAACATTTTAGTGTACTGCACTGTCATGCTTCATGTAAAAGCTCAGTATTTCAAAGCTCCTGTTCATCTCCCAAGTGCACTGGCTTTCTGACTCAGCCATTGTGCCACTTAGTGTCCTATAAAGTACTAAACATGCATTGCATAGAGTATAAACCCTTTTATTTCCTGTGGTATGTTTATACTAATGTAGGGCAGCAATCTcactgaaaaactgcagagTCATTTAAAACAGTTTACTGGATGTAGGCTGCATGTTTAAACCCAGTCTTCAGTAACGAGTAGTAATAAAACACAGCCTAGTCCCCGAAGCTATGATGTAACAATAGCTGAAGAAAACATATTAGAGCTGATTTGCATAAAGCTCAGCTGACTCAGCTCACttctgtttttgaggaataTAATCCTCAACGTATTCCTGGAGTGTTGCTTGAACGATATATTCAagctgtgaacaaaaaaaaacaaaaaaaaaaaaaccaaatacaAACCAAAGTCCTGAATCTCTTGAGTTCTGGACAGGCAGGCAACTATTTCAAGATTTGTCCCCTTGGCCAGTAACTTTTTCTAGGGACAAGTGACCTTGGTCTGCAAACCACAAAACTGTGAAGAAGACTAGGCAAAGCTATGATGTCTTGTATAATATAGTATTTAATAGTATTAGTCTGCTTGGCCCTGTAACTGGGCCAAGCAGACTAATCTGTGTTAGTTCTTCTGTCTGGATCTGATAAAACAGGTAAGGCACACATGGATTttagtaacaaaaaaaaaaacaaaaaaaaactgagaggcAAAATATCCAGGCACAAACAGGAATATTCTGATCTGGAACCAGAGGGTGAATATCCCATTTAACCCTGCCCATCCATGTGAAATAGAGCTGCAGAGAGTTTGTCTCTAAAGTGCCAGCTAAGACCATGATGGTATCAGACCCTACTTAGAGAGTATCATTGTACATGTTAGAAATTCAGCATATTGTGAAAAAGATTTAGGTTTTTGAGGATTGACAATGTGGAATAAAATCTTTCAgatcaataaacaaacaaacagagcagagtctgTAATCTAATGTGTGTtttgccatttttgtttttagagaCATGGGGTTGCTACGTGGGGGACTACAAGCCCAGCTCATCGTCCACAGGGACAGACTGGAGCTGAGTAAGAATCTTGGAGTCCCCATCCATCTCCTCTGGATTCCCCAGGGGTGAGCCAGCTTCCACATCCTGCTCTGGAGAGGGGCTTCCCAGAAGCAGCGACTCTCCTCCAGGGAGGCCTAACAAAGTTGGGTCTACAGGTAGGTCCCCCTTGCCGCGGACATCAAACAGAGTTAGACTGGCTGAAGTGGAGAGGGGTACAGGACTCCATGCTGGCTGGGACAGTTGGGTGCTGGGTGTGACTCCACTGTACATGGGACTGAGGGTAAGCATGCTTTCTGGAGTGAGAGTGTTTGGCGTTGTGGGTGTGACTGAAGGGTCCAACGTATGAGGGGAGGGGATGGCCGGTGTCTGGCTGGTTGCAGCCCCGGTCTCTGGAGCACAGTATGGTGGAGACGAGTTGATAAAGTTCAGAGGAGATGATGTGAGGCCAACAGGGGTTGGGCCTGAGGTGGCTGAAGGCTGGGAGGCCACAGGAGGGGTGGATGGGGTGAGAACGGGGCTCAGTCCATTAGCAGAGAGGGTTGGAGCCTCTGGGACAGGTTTCAAGGGCAAACTGGTGAGCTGAATTCCCGCTGGGATGGTCAGAATCAGCTTGCCTTGCTGTACACTCAGGTAGGGGCTTCCACCGAGGAGAAGGTTACCTATAGTGGCAACAAATGATAAATTTTCCCAAAGACATTCAATTTCATATCAcatatgacaaataaaaacacattttagaggCTAGAAGCAACTTTGCTTAGTTATCAaaacaattaattttctgtttgcctactaatcatttcagctctgctaCATTTAAATGTCTAATGAATTCGGTGTACCTGGAGGAGCAGAAGGCAGCTGAATGATCCCAGAGTTGAGGAGTTGCATGCCAGGTGCCATGCTGGTTGGGGGACCCACGCTCTGAATGGGCCTCAGCTGGTTTATCCTCAGAGGACCCGGTGTAACCGCCCCAGCCGCAGGAGCTGAAGTCAGGATCTGTAAGGGCACTCCAGCagaggggatggagagagaagggcTGGCAGGTACCACTTGGGGGAAAGAGATGGTGGAGGAAGTTTGGATGGAGGAGACTGGGACCAGCTGAGGCATGGAGAGCGGGACTAACTGTGCTGGTGTGGTTCCTTTGGCTTGGGGGACTGGGACTACTTGTGTTGGAGAAGAGATGGAAATAACCTGTGGGGCCTGGATTTTGCTGGGTGTGGAGTTTGTGGTTTGGTCACCCAGCTGGTGTGCCATTCGCTGTGGAAGCGGATTGTTGTTAAGCTGTGAGATAGAGACTATAGTTGTTGCACTTTCCGGCAGAGTTGTTGAAgcatcctgctgctgttgtgccaGTCTGTTGCCCGTGTTCACTGTCTGGGG of the Toxotes jaculatrix isolate fToxJac2 chromosome 9, fToxJac2.pri, whole genome shotgun sequence genome contains:
- the qpctla gene encoding glutaminyl-peptide cyclotransferase-like a; amino-acid sequence: MSRSTRRYKPLQQSNGSGSFSSCERIRMPRARVLLLCLLGVLLLAVVLGVYLSNDTTAGHVNRMPAADLTKDRLSHKPSKCSPAQIRRLASQVDGTRLWETHLRPILKERLPGTQGSLAVQQHITSTLSSLSAGWSVDLDSFQSPTPRGQVTFTNIIATLDPSAPRRLLLACHYDSKVLPPDPRAPERVFLGASDSAVPCAMILELATSLDAQLRSFKQQKLPVSLQLVFFDGEESFEEWTATDSLYGSRHLAERMANTPHPASSSHTTMLQAVDLFVLLDLLGGPDPLIANHFDNTARWFDRLIAAEKRLHRQGLLASHPSEQTYFRKDVYLGPVQDDHIPFLHKGVPVLHVIATPFPQFWHTLDDTEENMHRPTVENLTKIMAVFLAEYLGF
- the six9 gene encoding SIX homeobox 9 encodes the protein MIFTAEQVACVCEVLLQSGRMDRLAGFLRTLPAPSLSCSSSSLCPGELESVLKAKAAVAFHQGRFSDLYTLLEGFPFSPRSHPLLQQLWLRAHYIEAERQRGRPLGAVGKYRVRRKFPLPHTIWDGEETNYCFKEKSRSILREWYHLKPYPSTREKRELAAATGLTTTQVSNWFKNRRQRDRTTDGTGFQTASSRWPSEEVHRSSDNDLSPPGSPHPQYHCLPPPPLSHPPPPLHHVCGGLI